In a single window of the Cupriavidus basilensis genome:
- a CDS encoding oxidoreductase-like domain-containing protein, whose translation MPPKPVAPPTPDINDCCGNGCDPCIFDLHAAAMEQYRAELKAWLALAGQTADAGAGGPSF comes from the coding sequence TTGCCGCCCAAGCCTGTGGCGCCACCCACGCCGGATATCAATGATTGCTGCGGCAATGGCTGCGATCCCTGCATCTTCGACCTGCACGCCGCGGCGATGGAGCAGTACCGCGCCGAGCTCAAGGCCTGGCTGGCGCTCGCCGGCCAGACAGCCGATGCCGGCGCGGGCGGTCCCAGCTTCTGA
- a CDS encoding NAD-dependent protein deacetylase produces the protein MLADLHAFVRDHPRLLVLTGAGISTDSGIPGYRDAQGNWQRTPPVQAQEFFRSHAVRQRYWARSMLGWPVLANAQPNAAHFALAQLQAAGYVRQLVTQNVDGLHQRAGSTGVIELHGHVGSVICLQCGTRRPRASLQAQLEADNPSLAELRALPASDGDAHLELASFEAVHIPACGHCGGVLKPDVVFFGESVPRERVDASLQALDESDALLVIGSSLTVFSGYRFCLAAEKLGKPVAAINLGQTRADALLALKVDASCAAALMDLAGRLDLPAGAAAR, from the coding sequence ATGCTGGCCGATCTCCACGCGTTCGTGCGGGACCATCCGCGCCTGCTGGTGCTGACGGGGGCCGGCATCAGTACCGACTCCGGCATTCCCGGCTACCGTGACGCGCAGGGCAACTGGCAGCGCACGCCGCCCGTGCAGGCGCAGGAGTTCTTTCGCTCGCATGCGGTGCGCCAGCGCTACTGGGCGCGCAGCATGCTGGGCTGGCCGGTGCTTGCCAACGCGCAGCCTAACGCCGCGCACTTCGCGCTGGCTCAGCTGCAAGCGGCGGGCTATGTGCGCCAGCTTGTCACGCAGAACGTGGACGGCCTGCACCAGCGCGCCGGCAGCACCGGCGTGATCGAGCTGCATGGCCATGTGGGCAGCGTGATCTGCCTGCAATGCGGCACGCGCCGTCCGCGCGCCTCGCTGCAGGCGCAGCTCGAGGCGGACAACCCGTCGCTAGCCGAACTGCGCGCGCTGCCGGCTTCCGATGGCGATGCGCACCTGGAGCTGGCCAGCTTCGAGGCAGTGCACATTCCCGCGTGCGGGCATTGCGGCGGCGTGCTCAAGCCCGACGTGGTGTTCTTCGGGGAGTCGGTGCCGCGCGAGCGCGTGGATGCGTCCCTGCAGGCGCTGGATGAGTCGGATGCCTTGCTGGTGATCGGCTCGTCGCTCACGGTGTTCTCCGGCTACCGTTTCTGCCTGGCGGCGGAAAAGCTGGGCAAGCCGGTGGCGGCCATCAATCTTGGCCAGACCCGTGCCGATGCACTGCTGGCGTTGAAGGTGGACGCCTCGTGCGCGGCTGCGCTGATGGACCTGGCCGGGCGGCTGGACTTGCCTGCGGGCGCCGCCGCCCGCTAA
- a CDS encoding MFS transporter, translating to MLSPSGLPALFVLLLGGFVTVFDLFVVNVAIPAIQADLGASFAEVGAVVAAYELAYGVLLITGSRLGDLHGRRRLFVLGMAGFTLASALCGVAPAPALLIAARVLQGGAAALLFPQIYAVIRVSFDDAARRRAFGLLGMTLGLAAIAGQVLGGLLVQSDLFGLGWRLIFLINIPVGAAAMLAARRIPESRAVPAPGSPASGLDWPGVLLASAGLTLLLVPLLEGPARGWPGWTFASLALAAALLAGFVRVEQRRPAPLVDLALFAQHRFALGTLVVLLVYSTASAFFLCFALLLQAGLGVGPLLAGSVFAPASVGFVAASMWTPRLVGRFGNAVLAVAALLYAAAHTALTFQVVTAGAMLVPWHLVPALILFGLAQGMLMTPLLNLVLGLARETQAGMASGVVSTMQQVGGAFGIAIAGMFFQRALQAEGSMGGAQRYAHAFAGAMGYNLAAALLCALLLLALARPLARPDAAAQAAR from the coding sequence ATGCTCTCTCCAAGCGGCTTGCCCGCGCTGTTCGTGCTGTTACTGGGCGGCTTTGTCACCGTCTTCGACCTGTTCGTGGTCAATGTGGCGATTCCCGCCATCCAGGCCGACCTGGGCGCCAGCTTCGCCGAGGTCGGCGCGGTAGTGGCGGCCTACGAACTGGCCTACGGCGTGCTGCTGATCACCGGCAGCCGCCTGGGCGATCTCCACGGCCGGCGGCGGCTGTTCGTGCTCGGCATGGCGGGCTTCACGCTGGCCTCGGCGCTGTGCGGCGTGGCGCCTGCTCCGGCGCTGCTGATCGCGGCGCGCGTGCTGCAAGGCGGCGCCGCCGCGCTGCTGTTCCCCCAGATCTATGCCGTGATCCGCGTCAGCTTTGACGATGCCGCACGCCGCCGCGCCTTCGGCCTGCTCGGCATGACGCTTGGCCTGGCCGCCATCGCCGGCCAGGTGCTGGGCGGCCTGCTGGTGCAGAGCGACCTGTTTGGCCTCGGCTGGCGCCTGATCTTCCTGATCAATATCCCGGTGGGCGCGGCTGCCATGCTGGCCGCGCGGCGCATCCCCGAATCGCGGGCCGTGCCAGCGCCCGGCTCGCCCGCAAGCGGGCTAGACTGGCCCGGCGTGCTGCTGGCCAGCGCCGGCCTGACGCTGCTGCTGGTGCCGTTGCTGGAGGGCCCGGCGCGCGGCTGGCCGGGCTGGACCTTTGCCTCGCTGGCGCTGGCCGCCGCCTTGCTGGCCGGCTTTGTGCGCGTGGAACAGCGCCGGCCCGCGCCGTTGGTGGACCTGGCCTTGTTTGCCCAGCACCGCTTTGCCCTGGGCACGCTGGTGGTGCTGCTGGTGTACTCCACGGCCAGCGCGTTCTTCCTGTGCTTTGCCCTGCTGTTGCAGGCCGGGCTGGGCGTCGGCCCGCTGCTGGCCGGCAGCGTGTTCGCGCCGGCCAGCGTGGGCTTCGTTGCCGCGTCGATGTGGACGCCCCGGCTGGTGGGGCGCTTCGGCAATGCCGTACTCGCCGTGGCGGCCTTGCTTTACGCCGCGGCGCACACTGCCCTGACGTTCCAGGTGGTGACGGCGGGCGCCATGCTGGTGCCCTGGCATCTGGTGCCCGCGCTGATCCTGTTCGGCCTGGCCCAGGGCATGCTGATGACGCCGCTACTCAATCTTGTGCTCGGCCTTGCGCGGGAGACGCAGGCCGGCATGGCGTCCGGGGTGGTGTCGACCATGCAGCAAGTCGGCGGCGCATTCGGCATCGCCATCGCTGGCATGTTCTTCCAGCGGGCGCTGCAAGCCGAAGGCAGCATGGGCGGCGCGCAACGCTATGCCCACGCGTTTGCCGGCGCAATGGGCTACAACCTCGCGGCAGCGTTGCTCTGTGCGCTGCTGTTGCTCGCGCTGGCTCGGCCACTAGCCCGCCCGGACGCTGCGGCACAGGCCGCACGCTGA
- a CDS encoding MFS transporter codes for MGRLAAASTIGTTLEWYDFTVYNLMAALVFNAVFFPSFDPLTGTILAFSTYAVGYVSRPLGGVLFGHLGDKLGRRFVLVATLILMGVATGLMGVLPTYMSWGIWSPILLVALRFAQGAAIGGEWAGAVLLSMEHGEQHQRGRNASFTQVGPSCGTLLGTGFIAVVSLWLSPEDFQAWGWRIPFLSSVLLVLFGLWLRKGVEETPLFKEMEARKSTAKTPIKEVLVDHWRRLLVAGGVRIGSDVLYALVVVFTLTYVTSVLHLSRPLALTATMIGAACNAIAVPLFGSLSDKLGRRPVYIAGALLAVVWAFVFFRLMDSAQPLQICAAVVVGLIIHAMMYGPQAAFVTEQFPTRVRYAGSSLAYTLAGIVGGGFAPLIIASLYKSYGSTLAISLYVSAAVALTLVALLVARETAKKPLES; via the coding sequence ATGGGCCGGCTGGCCGCGGCCAGCACCATCGGCACCACGCTGGAGTGGTACGACTTCACCGTCTACAACCTGATGGCCGCGCTGGTGTTCAACGCGGTTTTCTTCCCGTCGTTCGATCCGCTCACGGGCACGATCCTGGCGTTTTCCACCTATGCGGTGGGCTATGTCTCGCGCCCGCTTGGCGGCGTGCTGTTCGGGCATCTGGGCGACAAGCTCGGCCGGCGCTTCGTGCTGGTCGCCACGCTGATCCTGATGGGCGTGGCCACGGGCCTGATGGGCGTGCTGCCCACCTACATGTCGTGGGGCATCTGGAGCCCGATCCTGCTGGTGGCGCTGCGCTTCGCGCAAGGCGCGGCGATCGGCGGCGAATGGGCTGGCGCGGTCTTGCTGTCGATGGAGCACGGCGAGCAGCACCAGCGCGGGCGCAATGCATCGTTTACGCAGGTGGGGCCGTCGTGCGGCACGCTGCTGGGCACCGGCTTTATCGCCGTGGTGTCGCTGTGGCTGAGCCCGGAGGATTTCCAGGCGTGGGGCTGGCGCATTCCGTTCCTGTCGAGCGTGCTGCTGGTGCTGTTCGGGCTGTGGCTGCGCAAGGGCGTTGAGGAAACTCCGCTGTTCAAGGAGATGGAAGCGCGCAAGAGCACGGCCAAGACGCCGATCAAGGAAGTGCTCGTGGATCACTGGCGGCGCCTGCTGGTGGCCGGCGGCGTGCGCATCGGCTCCGACGTGCTCTATGCGCTGGTGGTGGTCTTCACGCTGACTTACGTGACCAGCGTGCTGCACCTGTCCCGGCCGCTGGCGCTGACGGCGACCATGATCGGCGCGGCGTGCAACGCCATCGCGGTGCCCCTGTTCGGCAGCCTGTCGGACAAGCTCGGCCGCCGCCCGGTGTATATCGCAGGGGCCTTGCTGGCCGTGGTGTGGGCCTTTGTGTTCTTCCGCCTGATGGACAGCGCGCAGCCGCTGCAGATCTGCGCCGCGGTGGTGGTTGGGCTGATCATCCACGCCATGATGTATGGCCCGCAGGCAGCCTTCGTGACCGAGCAGTTCCCCACGCGGGTGCGCTACGCCGGGTCATCGCTGGCCTATACGCTGGCGGGCATCGTGGGCGGTGGCTTTGCGCCGCTGATCATCGCCAGCCTGTACAAGTCGTACGGCTCGACGCTGGCGATCTCGCTGTATGTCAGCGCCGCCGTGGCGCTGACGCTGGTGGCGCTGCTGGTGGCGCGGGAAACCGCGAAGAAGCCGCTCGAAAGCTGA
- a CDS encoding helix-turn-helix transcriptional regulator, with translation MPPRTLDRTRAALADFLRQRRECISPAQAGLPSAGRRRTPGLRREEVAALAGVGLTWYTWLEQGREIGVSAAFLENLARVLRLDAAERRHLFLLAHQRPPAESGRTWCTVPPLVRRLMDDLPLRPAYVLNLRWDVLAWNAAAERVFGFGACAPGHRNLLRMIFLDPAMRERFAGWEAQAPQMLASFRRDLARAPDDPTLLELVDELERAAPDFRQWWRQHDVQGVCSGTRALWLDAVGTVRCEHATLTADEERHLRLVVYAAVAGEPASEAFEAWLASGSDAGAPAVY, from the coding sequence ATGCCGCCACGCACCCTGGACCGTACCCGCGCCGCGCTGGCGGACTTCCTGCGCCAGCGGCGCGAATGCATCTCGCCCGCGCAGGCGGGCCTGCCCAGCGCGGGCCGGCGCCGTACCCCGGGCCTGCGCCGCGAGGAGGTGGCGGCGTTGGCCGGCGTGGGCCTGACCTGGTACACCTGGCTGGAGCAGGGGCGCGAGATCGGCGTTTCGGCTGCGTTCCTGGAGAACCTGGCGCGCGTGCTCCGGCTGGACGCCGCCGAGCGGCGCCATCTGTTTCTGCTGGCGCACCAGCGCCCGCCGGCCGAGAGCGGGCGCACCTGGTGCACGGTGCCGCCGCTGGTGCGCCGGTTGATGGACGACCTGCCGCTGCGGCCTGCCTATGTGCTCAACCTGCGCTGGGATGTGCTGGCGTGGAACGCGGCGGCCGAGCGCGTGTTTGGCTTTGGCGCTTGCGCGCCGGGCCATCGCAATCTGCTGCGCATGATCTTTCTGGACCCGGCGATGCGCGAGCGCTTTGCTGGCTGGGAGGCACAGGCGCCACAGATGCTGGCGAGCTTTCGCCGCGACCTGGCCCGCGCACCGGACGATCCGACGCTGCTTGAGCTGGTCGACGAGCTGGAGCGCGCGGCGCCGGATTTCAGGCAATGGTGGCGCCAGCACGACGTGCAGGGCGTCTGCTCCGGCACCCGCGCCTTGTGGCTGGATGCGGTGGGCACGGTGCGCTGCGAGCATGCCACGCTCACTGCGGACGAGGAGCGTCACCTGCGGCTGGTGGTCTATGCGGCGGTAGCGGGGGAGCCGGCCAGCGAGGCGTTCGAGGCATGGCTGGCCAGCGGCAGCGATGCGGGCGCGCCCGCCGTATACTGA
- a CDS encoding efflux transporter outer membrane subunit, with product MNATLTSKMTSLLPAALPRLATLAVALILAGCSLAPTYKVPESATAATPAYKEAMAAQAEGTQWKVATPAEGAQRGEWWKIFGDADLDRLIATATESNQDLAIAAARLKQARAFTGVAEADQYPQLSVGLDPTRTQLSAASQGLPDGTRVAPQTVLKARAIASYELDLFGRVADNVKAARAEGDAAEDLYRSVLLALQADVAQAYFALRTLDSERDLLNATITLREDALKLLKRRFEEGETTDLDPARAEAELGTARADLAGIERRRANQEHALAVLTGAPPAAFTLAARPLDAALIAVPAGLPSDLLERRPDIAQAERLMAAANARIGVAKAAFYPRITLTGLFGFESNDLSNLFKWSSRAWMLGPLVGSTIAAPIFDGGRNKANLAAARAQHEEAVASYRQSVLTAMREVEDSLADVRWLSQQAGALDGALGGARRAAKISRSRYEAGAVDYLTVIDADRTVLQSQREANQVAGLRASATVALVRRLGGGWGPLPDAAPSVAQTGTGPLAVNH from the coding sequence ATGAACGCAACACTGACATCCAAGATGACATCGCTACTGCCCGCGGCGCTGCCGCGACTGGCCACGCTGGCCGTGGCCCTGATCCTGGCGGGCTGCTCGCTGGCGCCGACCTACAAGGTGCCGGAAAGCGCGACCGCCGCCACGCCGGCCTACAAGGAAGCGATGGCCGCGCAAGCCGAAGGCACGCAATGGAAGGTGGCCACGCCCGCCGAAGGCGCGCAGCGCGGCGAATGGTGGAAGATCTTCGGCGACGCCGATCTCGACCGCCTGATTGCCACGGCCACCGAGTCCAACCAGGACCTGGCGATCGCCGCGGCGCGGCTCAAGCAGGCCCGCGCCTTCACCGGCGTGGCCGAGGCCGACCAGTACCCGCAGTTGAGCGTGGGCCTGGACCCGACCCGCACCCAGCTCTCGGCCGCCTCGCAGGGGTTGCCCGACGGCACGCGGGTGGCGCCGCAGACGGTGCTCAAGGCGCGCGCCATCGCCAGCTATGAGCTGGACCTGTTCGGCCGCGTGGCGGACAACGTCAAGGCGGCGCGAGCGGAAGGCGACGCTGCCGAAGACCTGTATCGCTCGGTGCTGCTCGCGCTGCAGGCGGACGTTGCGCAAGCCTACTTCGCACTGCGCACGCTGGACAGCGAGCGCGACCTGCTCAACGCCACCATCACCTTGCGTGAGGACGCACTCAAGCTGCTCAAGCGCCGGTTCGAAGAAGGCGAGACCACGGATCTGGATCCCGCCCGCGCCGAAGCCGAGCTGGGTACGGCCCGCGCGGATCTCGCCGGCATCGAACGCCGCCGCGCCAACCAGGAGCACGCGCTGGCGGTGCTGACGGGCGCGCCGCCGGCCGCCTTCACGCTGGCCGCGCGCCCGCTGGACGCCGCGCTGATCGCCGTGCCGGCGGGGCTGCCCTCCGACCTGCTGGAGCGCCGCCCCGACATCGCCCAGGCCGAGCGCCTGATGGCGGCAGCCAACGCGCGGATCGGCGTGGCGAAGGCCGCGTTCTATCCGCGCATCACGCTCACCGGCTTGTTTGGCTTTGAGTCGAACGACCTGTCGAACCTGTTCAAGTGGTCCTCGCGCGCGTGGATGCTGGGGCCGCTGGTGGGCAGCACGATCGCCGCGCCGATCTTCGACGGGGGCCGCAACAAGGCCAACCTGGCGGCGGCGCGCGCGCAGCACGAGGAGGCGGTGGCGAGCTATCGCCAGAGCGTGCTGACCGCGATGCGCGAGGTGGAAGACAGCCTGGCGGACGTACGCTGGCTGAGCCAGCAGGCCGGCGCATTGGACGGCGCACTGGGCGGCGCCCGCCGCGCGGCCAAGATCTCGCGCAGCCGCTACGAGGCAGGCGCGGTGGATTACCTGACGGTGATCGACGCGGATCGTACGGTGCTGCAGTCGCAGCGCGAGGCCAACCAGGTGGCCGGGCTGCGCGCCTCCGCCACGGTGGCGCTGGTGCGCCGGCTGGGCGGTGGGTGGGGGCCGTTGCCGGATGCCGCACCCAGTGTGGCGCAGACGGGCACTGGCCCGCTGGCCGTGAACCACTAG
- a CDS encoding SRPBCC family protein has protein sequence MAGAAAVLLLPLPQSWRPVTHIVNEATIAQPDAVVFDYVSTPANWPNWHPSSLAVTGASAGHSLLPGEQVTETFSVAGRRGQVVWTAVERSPSSAWMIQGTIDGREAGAVRYTLARTPEGTHFRREFSYAAPNLLFALSNWLVLRKRIEAESAEAVTRLRAVLEARKPSPGAGG, from the coding sequence TTGGCGGGCGCGGCGGCTGTTCTGTTGCTCCCCTTGCCGCAGTCGTGGCGCCCTGTCACGCATATCGTCAACGAGGCGACGATCGCGCAGCCCGATGCCGTGGTGTTCGACTACGTTTCCACGCCCGCCAACTGGCCCAACTGGCATCCATCCTCGCTCGCCGTGACCGGTGCCTCGGCCGGTCATTCGCTCCTGCCCGGCGAGCAGGTCACCGAGACCTTCTCGGTAGCCGGGCGGCGCGGCCAGGTGGTGTGGACCGCGGTGGAGCGCAGCCCGTCCTCGGCCTGGATGATCCAGGGCACCATCGACGGGCGCGAAGCGGGCGCGGTCCGCTACACGCTCGCCCGGACGCCGGAGGGCACGCATTTCCGGCGCGAATTCAGCTACGCCGCGCCTAACCTGCTGTTTGCGCTGAGCAATTGGCTGGTCCTGCGCAAGCGCATCGAGGCCGAGTCGGCCGAGGCGGTGACGCGGCTGCGGGCGGTGCTGGAGGCCCGCAAGCCCTCGCCCGGCGCGGGCGGCTGA
- a CDS encoding DUF4286 family protein, which produces MSEMFATESLETARAAGMAPQGMLFVASNVDAADEADFNQWYDREHVEERARIEGFISAARYEAVQGGPKYLGLYRTESLGAFTSAAYKAAFRRQTPWSVANLDRMRQPMRRVSEVTATVGQGSGSWIAVLPLAKPEDPLALIDLAGEVGGQLSAQPGFVQSYLLMPDAELSQPLPKESLTDRQLLPILVIESSAEAASEQALQEAAKRLGASMQQAARYALKWKLFSGEVA; this is translated from the coding sequence ATGAGCGAGATGTTTGCGACCGAAAGTTTGGAGACAGCGCGCGCGGCAGGCATGGCCCCGCAGGGCATGCTGTTTGTCGCGTCGAATGTGGATGCGGCCGACGAGGCCGATTTCAATCAATGGTACGACCGCGAGCACGTGGAAGAGCGCGCCCGCATCGAAGGCTTCATCTCCGCCGCACGCTATGAAGCCGTGCAGGGCGGCCCCAAGTATCTCGGCCTGTATCGCACCGAGTCGCTCGGTGCCTTCACCTCGGCGGCCTACAAGGCGGCCTTTCGCCGCCAGACGCCGTGGTCGGTGGCCAACCTGGACCGCATGCGCCAGCCGATGCGCCGCGTGAGCGAAGTCACCGCCACGGTCGGGCAGGGCAGCGGCAGCTGGATTGCCGTGTTGCCGCTGGCCAAGCCGGAAGATCCGCTGGCACTGATCGACCTGGCGGGCGAGGTTGGCGGGCAACTGTCCGCGCAGCCAGGCTTTGTCCAGTCCTACCTGCTGATGCCCGACGCCGAGCTAAGCCAGCCGCTGCCCAAGGAGAGCCTGACCGACCGGCAACTGCTGCCCATCCTGGTGATCGAGAGCAGCGCCGAAGCCGCGAGCGAGCAGGCACTGCAGGAAGCGGCAAAGCGCCTGGGCGCATCGATGCAGCAGGCCGCACGCTACGCGTTGAAATGGAAGCTCTTCTCCGGGGAGGTGGCGTGA
- a CDS encoding LysR family transcriptional regulator, translated as MNTRFVEAFMWVARLGSFRAAAEKLHITQAAMSNRIASLEQEIGARVFEREARDLRLTPVGLRLLGYGERLLELQREIMVLGRSGHELLGLVRIGAIESVVHTWLVDFLRHLQSSYPGIEVQITSETTEGLHKTLRAGGIDIALQTDPAVGEGITSTPCLPMAIGWVGPPGAGQPDEGKLATLLQHPTITMSPGSQPHVALKELYRKAGLPVGKVHCVSSIAAIVRLVKAGFGNALMPLAPVREEVERGELRVICCDVPLPHQRLVVSHLDHAASEAIRLVAELACRESDRFVRSLPAPFAPE; from the coding sequence ATGAACACGCGCTTTGTCGAAGCCTTCATGTGGGTAGCGCGGCTAGGCAGCTTTCGTGCGGCGGCCGAGAAGCTGCACATCACCCAGGCGGCCATGTCCAATCGCATTGCCTCGCTGGAGCAGGAGATTGGCGCGCGCGTGTTCGAGCGCGAGGCGCGGGACCTGCGGCTCACGCCGGTGGGATTGCGCCTGCTTGGCTACGGCGAGCGGCTGCTGGAGTTGCAGCGGGAGATCATGGTGCTGGGGCGCTCCGGCCACGAACTGCTGGGGCTGGTGCGCATCGGCGCCATCGAGAGCGTGGTGCATACCTGGCTGGTCGACTTCCTGCGGCACCTGCAATCATCCTATCCGGGCATCGAGGTGCAGATCACCTCCGAGACCACCGAAGGGCTGCACAAGACCTTGCGCGCCGGCGGCATCGATATCGCCTTGCAGACGGACCCCGCTGTGGGCGAGGGCATCACCAGCACGCCGTGCCTGCCGATGGCGATCGGGTGGGTCGGGCCACCCGGCGCGGGGCAGCCCGATGAAGGGAAACTGGCCACGTTGCTGCAGCACCCGACCATCACCATGAGCCCGGGATCGCAGCCGCACGTGGCGCTCAAGGAGCTGTACCGCAAGGCCGGGCTGCCCGTTGGCAAGGTGCACTGCGTGAGCTCCATCGCGGCCATCGTGCGGCTGGTGAAGGCGGGCTTTGGCAACGCGCTGATGCCGCTGGCGCCGGTGCGTGAAGAGGTGGAGCGCGGTGAGCTGCGCGTGATCTGTTGCGATGTGCCGCTGCCGCACCAACGGCTGGTAGTAAGCCATCTCGACCATGCGGCGTCGGAGGCGATTCGCCTGGTGGCGGAGCTGGCCTGCCGCGAATCGGATCGCTTCGTGCGTTCGCTGCCTGCACCGTTTGCGCCAGAGTGA